One genomic region from Osmia bicornis bicornis unplaced genomic scaffold, iOsmBic2.1, whole genome shotgun sequence encodes:
- the LOC123988785 gene encoding uncharacterized protein LOC123988785, which translates to MSTISGLIERQQELFTSISRTVINLKKKGEANITETYVKARLSILTDNWAAFQHNHATISDQKTEATKKLSYFVDDLRTQCEEMVIENQSILNDYLARFTPAAPTSRSADSHLIAPGERSVTQSRSLPKLELPHFSGIYKEWTPFRDLFHSIVIANSSISDVEKFHYLKMSVTGEAAQLISNMSVTVENFELAWRALSDRYDNRRVLVNTQLELLFSIRRIQRESANELKRLHGTTNEVLGALSGLKCDTKNWDPIIVYWVSRKFDPNTLREWELHTGNSTETLTVTQLNEFLVKHIRATEAIERVAGTAQVTSRNRDGRVQVHQASIAATVCQACQASHFLQSCPTYLAKTLEQRKAFVTQQRLCFNCLGSHHRKSCRSTRRCVTCKARHHSTLHEASKPVVTTTPSKPEQPPSTELVSAPTTSHLAAHHGRMLLATALVKVSSPGGDVCVVRALLDQGSEVSFATESLAQQLSLPRRQANVPVSGIGAGRTVVTRGSSTFKISSLKDPPFDLEVNALILPKLTDYVVDRQLNVAYLPHLHGIQLADPDPSRPRRIDLILGVEVYNAVLLPEVIRGPPHTPIAQRTHLGWIVSGPTSHQPDDASSAAPSSLQCSVDRDLLDLLQRFWAQEEYSTNCESQLSEADLQCEQHFHLCRHS; encoded by the coding sequence ATGTCTACAATCAGCGGTCTCATCGAACGACAACAAGAACTCTTCACCTCTATCAGCCGGACagttattaatttgaaaaaaaagggCGAAGCCAATATCACCGAAACCTACGTCAAAGCACGTCTTTCTATTCTGACGGACAACTGGGCAGCGTTCCAGCACAATCACGCAACAATTTCGGACCAGAAAACTGAGGCCACGAAAAAACTGAGTTATTTCGTCGACGATCTTCGAACTCAGTGCGAAGAAATGGTCATCGAAAATCAGTCAATACTCAACGACTATTTGGCTCGCTTCACACCGGCCGCTCCAACGTCTCGAAGCGCAGATTCTCATCTCATCGCACCCGGCGAACGGTCAGTAACTCAATCACGTTCTTTACCAAAACTTGAATTACCTCACTTCTCCGGGATTTACAAGGAATGGACGCCGTTTCGCGACTTATTTCACTCCATCGTTATCGCAAACTCGTCCATTTCCGACGTggagaaatttcattatttgaaaatgagcGTCACGGGTGAAGCGGCCCAGTTAATCAGCAACATGTCCGTTACCGTCGAGAATTTTGAACTCGCTTGGCGCGCCCTTTCTGACCGCTACGATAACCGTCGCGTCCTAGTCAACACGCAGCTCGAGTTGTTGTTTTCTATCAGACGAATACAGCGCGAATCCGCAAACGAACTCAAACGGTTACATGGCACAACAAACGAAGTCCTTGGCGCGCTTAGCGGTCTTAAATGTGATACTAAAAACTGGGATCCCATCATAGTATACTGGGTGTCGCGTAAATTTGACCCTAACACCTTGCGGGAATGGGAACTACATACTGGTAACTCAACCGAGACTCTTACAGTTACGCAATTAAATGAGTTTCTAGTTAAGCACATTCGTGCCACAGAGGCCATAGAACGGGTTGCGGGAACGGCCCAAGTCACTTCACGGAACCGAGATGGAAGGGTCCAAGTCCATCAAGCATCGATCGCCGCGACGGTGTGCCAAGCTTGCCAAGCCTCACACTTCTTACAATCGTGTCCGACATATCTTGCTAAGACGTTGGAACAGCGCAAAGCATTTGTTACTCAACAACGGCTCTGCTTTAATTGTTTGGGGTCCCACCATCGCAAGTCTTGCCGCTCTACTAGACGCTGCGTTACCTGTAAGGCCCGTCACCACTCCACTCTTCACGAAGCGTCCAAGCCGGTCGTCACGACGACTCCGTCGAAGCCGGAGCAGCCGCCCTCCACGGAGCTGGTTTCCGCACCAACGACATCTCACTTGGCTGCGCACCATGGACGGATGCTGCTGGCAACTGCACTAGTCAAGGTCTCGTCTCCTGGTGGCGACGTCTGCGTCGTCCGCGCCCTCCTTGACCAGGGCTCGGAGGTTTCATTCGCCACGGAGTCGCTCGCGCAGCAGCTCAGCCTTCCACGTCGTCAGGCTAACGTGCCTGTGTCCGGAATTGGTGCAGGAAGAACAGTGGTCACCCGGGGATCCTCCACGTTTAAGATCTCCTCGCTCAAAGATCCCCCGTTCGACCTCGAGGTAAATGCACTTATTCTGCCCAAGCTAACCGATTACGTTGTAGATCGCCAGCTCAATGTCGCCTATCTGCCCCACCTCCATGGGATTCAACTAGCAGATCCGGATCCGTCGCGCCCTAGGCGCATCGATTTGATCCTCGGGGTCGAGGTGTACAACGCTGTGCTGCTCCCGGAAGTCATACGAGGTCCTCCACACACACCCATTGCTCAGCGAACGCACCTTGGGTGGATCGTTTCCGGTCCCACGTCGCATCAGCCCGATGACGCATCGAGTGCAGCACCATCAAGTCTTCAATGCAGCGTGGACCGCGACCTACTTGACCTGCTACAGCGTTTTTGGGCTCAGGAAGAGTATTCGACGAACTGTGAGTCCCAATTGTCTGAAGCTGATCTGCAATGCGAACAACATTTT